CGGTGTTCAAGGGCCGCGGCATGGAGTTCGCCGAGGTGCGCGAATACGCGATCGGCGACGACGTGCGCGCCATCGACTGGAACGTCACCGCGCGCATGGGCCGGCCCTTCCTCAAACTCTTCGAGGAAGAGCGCGAACTCACCGTCATGGTCGTCGCCGACATCTCCGCGTCGATGGATACGGGCAGCGGCACGGAAACCAAACGCGAAACGGCGGCGACACTCGCGGCGATCCTCGCCATGTCCGCGGTACGCAATCAGGACAAGGTGGGCGCGCTGCTGTTCGGCGGCGACGCGCATTCGTACGTGCCACCGGGCAAGGGCCAGCGCCACGCCATCCGCATCGTGCGCGACATTCTGTATGAGCAGCCGAAAAAATCGGGCACCGATATCGAGGCGGCGATGGCGCTGCTCGGCCGCCTGCAAAAAAAACGCGCCGTGGTTTTCGTCATCACCGACCTGTTGGGCATGAGCGAGCCGGGCCGCGCATTTCAAATCGCCGCGCGCCGCCACGATCTCGTCGTGCTGCACATCGAGGACCCCCGCGAACGCACGCTCGCGGGCTCGGGCCTCATCCCGCTCACCGACGCCGAAACGGGTGAGCAAACGTGGATCGATCTGCGTGACGCGGCCACGCGCGCGCGCTGGACCGAGACCGCCGCCGTGCGCGAAACCACTCGCCGCAAATCCCTCTTGCGCATCGGCGTGGACCGTGTGAAAATCGACGCCGGTTCCGACGTTTCCAAACCGCTGCTGCGCTTCTTCCGGGAACGGGCGCTGAGGTTGGGGGCGTGAGCTGTGGCCTCCGCGAGGTATAATAACAACGGGGAGTATCAATTAATCACTTCGTAAAAATGGGAGTTCTACGACGCGTAGTGCCTATAAGAGGCAAGCGTATTGTAATTTTGGATATCGAGACGACGCCAAAATCTGAGGACGCCTATATCTATGACCTGCGTGAGGGCCAAGCTTCGCAAGCGATCAAAGAATACTGTGACCAGAAAATCGTATTTTTTATTCACGACGAAGAAAAATATATCAAAGGCCTATACTGCGAGATCAACTCCGCAATAAATGAGAGTATGAATTTATTTGACAAAAAGTTAGGCATCTCTCCTTGGGCCGAGGCATTTGCTCAGGGTTTCAAATGGATGGCTAAAGTTCTTGATGAAGTTAAACCCGATTATTTCTTGCGCGAAGACGCTAATTTCCTGAGATCAAATCAGAATTTATCGTACAAAAAAAAGCGGACCATTTACAGAAATGCTATCCTAAAATGGACTCCAGAGGTGATGCCAGAAAACATTTTCTCTGAGGTATTGGCTCTCAGTAGAAATTTGCCAGATTTTCAAATAGACAACTTTCTACGCGAGACTCATTGGATGCCACTAATCAATATTGTAAAAAATTACGATGTAACGTTGCACATCCTGAAGAACAGTTACTTGTTGCATTCTATTGGTAAAATTCTAAATGACTTAATAAGTATTAACAATTCCAGAACGCGACTCGCCGTGTTGGACGAAAACATTCAGCTCGACGAAAAAGAAGATAAGCAGTTAATTGAAATCTGGACGGCAGGAAATTTCGATGCATCAAAAGCCGGGTCATCAATGGAGCAAATAGAAAGCATGGAAAAGGGAATTTTGAACCAGATGCGTTCTGCACGCCAAGCAGAAAAATTTATGATCAATTTTTACCGCAGTCTTGGTTACCGAGTCGAGGATATATCAGTTACCCAAGTTCAGTCGCGTACGTCTTCCTGGAAAACGCATGACATATTACTCATGCCCGGT
This genomic window from Deltaproteobacteria bacterium contains:
- a CDS encoding DUF58 domain-containing protein, whose product is MLPRELLKKIRRIEILTRRRVDETFAGQYHSVFKGRGMEFAEVREYAIGDDVRAIDWNVTARMGRPFLKLFEEERELTVMVVADISASMDTGSGTETKRETAATLAAILAMSAVRNQDKVGALLFGGDAHSYVPPGKGQRHAIRIVRDILYEQPKKSGTDIEAAMALLGRLQKKRAVVFVITDLLGMSEPGRAFQIAARRHDLVVLHIEDPRERTLAGSGLIPLTDAETGEQTWIDLRDAATRARWTETAAVRETTRRKSLLRIGVDRVKIDAGSDVSKPLLRFFRERALRLGA